The [Clostridium] celerecrescens 18A genomic sequence AACTGTTTTATATACTCCAAATCAAAGCGGTCCAGAATAAAAGGAGTTTTTCCCCGGATACCGCCTTCATTAGAGCCAAGAAATATACGGTCCCCATCAATGATAGTTGCTTTTGCACAGCCGTTCTCACCTTTCAGCTGCTCACATTTGATCATTTCAATTCCAATTTCTTCTAAAGCGGCAATTACATGCTCAGCTTCTGCATCATCTCCGAAGTATCCCATATAAGCGCTTCTTTTTGCTCCGAACATATCTGCATATACTGCAAAATTCACACAGTTTCCGCCTGGATACATTGTCTTGATATGCACATATTTATCTACCACATTATCGCCAAACCCAAGTACACTTACATCATATTTGTCCATGATCCACACCTCGCCATCTTATTTATTTTAGTACTCTACAACCCCCATGTAACGTCTCATATCTGTTGGATGGCATCTTTTATCCTGAAGTGCATTTCTGTAAGCAACGCTCATTGCGTAGAATACCATCGGGTTGAAATATTCAACACAGCTGTCATCGATCATTTCCAGACCTAATTCATCCGCATCAATTACTTCATATTTTTTTCCATATTTTTCAAGGAAGGCAAGACATCTTTCATCCATGATACGGTTGTTTCCTCTGCTCATTAGCAGGATGTACAGATGCTCCTCATCGGTTACCTCGAATGGCCCGTGGAAATATTCAGCCGAATTTAAGTAACAGCAATCCATCCATTGCATTTCCTGAAGGGAGCAGATTGCAAAACCGTAAGCTGCTGCATAGGAAGCACCGGAGCCCATAATATATAGAAAATCTTCCTTATAATATTTTTCTGCAAAAAGCCATGTACGGTTTTTTACCTTTGCCATAGCTGCACGGACGATTTTGTCTGCTTTTTCCAGACCGTCTTTTACTGCATCGTATTTTGTATAATCCGGCTCCTGAGCTTTCATCAGTTCATTTAATATACGGAGAATAATTCCCTGAGGTTTTTCTTTTTCATTCACATGATCTGACCAGTCATAAATGACCGGCATCATAGAATCATCGTTACAAGCAGAATCAGGATTATGCGTCATTGTGATTACTGCGGCCCCCAAATCTCTTGCCATATGAGCAGCCTCAACGGTTTCTTTTGTATTACCTCCATGGGAGCAGATAAATACAAGACTGGTTTTTCCAAGGTGGGTTGGAGGAGTTACCACAAATTCCTTGCTTGTAATCCAGTCAGCATGCATCGTTTTAGATTCACTGCGTACAAAGTAATATCCTGGATACAGATCCACTAAGGAACCGCCGCATGCCACAAAATAAACATCCTCTATTTTTTCTCTGCCAGATAAAATTGCTTTTGTCATTTCTTTTTCGTTCATGATTTTTCTTTCACCCTTTTTTATTTATTTCTAATGATTGCTTAGTGGTTTTTCTGCAGGTATATCTTCTTATAAGATTGCTGATACCGCGCAAAATACCAAAGCTAATACGGTTACTGCCATAAAAAATTTCCAGATTGTCTTCCACCACTGTCCGAAGGAAATCCTGCACACTGCTAGCCCTGCTACGGTCATACCTGCGGTTGGACTGATCATATTGGTCAACTGGTTCGCAAACTGCAATACGGTTACGCTTGCCTCCGGATTCACTCCCTGCAGATCACAAAGAGGTGCCATAATCGGCATGGTCAATGATGCCAGCGCAGAAGAAGAAGGTACCAGGAAGGACAGAAGTGACTGAACCACATACATCACAGTGGTAAATGCCACACTGTTAAAGCTTGCAAGGCTGCTCGACAGTGTATTTAAGATAGTATCAATGATCATACCGTTCTCTGCAACAACCAGAATACCGCGGCAAACACCTACTACAACCGCCGCAAATGCCAGGTCTTTTACACCAATTACGAATTCTTCTGCGATTTCTTTTTCCTTCATTCCACCCACGATTCCCATAAGAATACCCATAACCAGGAAGATTGCAGAAATTTCATCCATGTACCAGCCATATTTTAAAATTCCAAAGATGATCGTTGCCATTCCAAGGCCAAATACAGCAAGCACCAGTTTGTCACGGAGCGTAAAGGATGTATCGCCTTCATCCATTGCAAATTCCTGCTTTTTCAGAACATCATCATTATAAGTAATAGAAACCGAAGGATTATTGTGTATTCTGGCGGCATAGCGCATTACAAAAGCAACAGATACAGCCATCATGATGATCCACCATGCAAAACGGTAGATGAGTTGTGGATTCCCCTGAATTCCCGCTACCCCCTGAGCAATTAAGACATTAAAGGGGTTGGTTGTAGACGCAGCATAACCGATCTGCGGACCTAAGAATACAACCATGAATGTCGTCATGGAATCATATCCCATAGCAAAGAAGATTGGCATCAGCATGATGTAAAAGGGAATGACTTCTTCCGACATACCGAACGTAGTTCCTCCGATTCCCAAAAGAATCATCATAATAGGTATCAGCAGCCTCTCTTTCCCCTGAAGCTTGAGAATGACCTTTCGTATTCCCCTGTTCATGGCATTTGTTTTTGTGAGAATCTGGAATGTACCGCCAATTAAGAGGATAAATGCCACAACGTCCGCGGCTGCCTGTATACCTCTTGTAGGCGCCATCAGTATTTCCAGAATACCCTGGCGCAGATCCCCGCCGTCTGCCACTTTGTCAACCACCTGATAAGTACCTGAAATTGCCACCTCACGTTCACCTGCCGGTGTATCAATCAGCTGTCTTTCAAATTGTCCGCTTGGCACTACCCATGTCAAAACGGCAAATACAATAATCAGAATAAATGCAAGAGTATAAACGTGCGGCAGCTGTAGTTTAAATTTCTTTTTTTCGTTCATGTTCTGTTCCCCCATTATTCTCGTATACAACTTCTCCGTTAACCATTGTCAAAGAAACCTTTACGTCTCTCATCTCCTCCATTGGTACTTTAAATACATTGCGTTCCAAAACCGCGATATCTGCAAGCTTACCTTCTTCCAAGGTACCGAGTTTCTCCTCCATGCTTAAATTCACCGCACCGCCGTAGGTCCATGCTTTCAGCATTTCTGAAACCGTAATCGTGTTCTGCTTATTAAAAGGCTCTCCACCTTCCGGGAAGTAACCGCCGCATCCGTGATAAATCGCTTCGGGAATATTGGTAATCATAAGCGGTAAGTCTGTGGCTCCAGAAAGTACTGCACCACTATCCAGCATTTTTCTCCGGTTCCAGTAGTATTTTCCGCGCTTCATACCAATGGTCTTCCCGATGCTTTCCTTAACCGCCTCTCCGGGATCAAGAGACATAATCTGAAAATAAATCTCTCCTGTCACACCGATATTACCCATTTCTTCCAAATCAGCCGGATTGGAAAATTCCAGATCAGTGACCGCATGCCGGTTCACCAGTTTACCATTCTCTTTCTTACATTTTCCGAAAATCTCCATCACTTTATGCACCGCTCCGTCTCCCTGCGCATGGAGGGAATAACGAAATCCATGTTCATCCGCCAAATGTACTTCCTTTTCGATCAGCTCATAATCAATGTCGATTCCGCAGCAATAATCCTGCCCTTCATATGGTTCTAACAGATCCCCTTTATGGCTTGCCACTGTGCCGTCTGTCATACGGTTGTAACCGGAAAATCTTACAAAATCCCCTGTAAATTTCTCCCGCATACGAATGCCGTGTTCGATGTTGATTTGCTCTCCTACCGGCTGGGACATGAAGAATATCCGCATGGTCAGTTCTTTATTTTCCTCTTCTTCCTTGAGAAAATGATCAAAGCCATAATAATCATCGAAGCCCATTTCCTTCACGGTTGTTACACCCCTGCTATTCATCAGCTTCATATAATCTGAAAATTCTCTATGGATGAAGTCTCTGTCATTGAGATACTCCCGCATGATTTTGTGGTAAGCCTCCGGATAGCATTTCTCCGGTGTAAATCCATAGGTGTTCCTGGCATGCTCATTCATGAGGCAGGTGCTTCTGTCCGCCGCAAAGATAATAACGCTTCTATCTGGATAAGCCTCGTTTAAATGCCGTTCCACTTCTTCTGCTGGAAATCCCTCGGGCTTCCAGCCATGTCCGAAAAGCGTATCCTTTACTCCCTTTTGCCCGGCGTAGATCTTTAAGCGTTTCATACACTCCTCCGTTGTCTCTGCATCAGTCATATCCATACCGATATGAAAAATAGCGTATCCAGTGAAGAAGGTATGAACATCAATAAATCCAGGTGCTACCAGTTGTTCCTTCAAATCCAACAGTTTCGTCTTTTCTCCAACCAGGGTTTGATAATCATTGTTGGTGCTAACTTTCAGTATCTGATTGCCTCCAATAGCTACATAGCCCTTTATCAGCTCATCCGTGAGTCCGGTAAATATGTTGTCAGAGAATAAAAGAAAGTCTGCTGTTGTATTGGTCATTTCTTATCCCTCCTTTGTCATTATTTGTTATCTATGTTATAACATATTATGACGTTATATTCAATGGTCATATAACGTCATAATATCTTTTCTACATTTTATCCAATTTTTTGATCTGTTTTTTATTGATTTTTACTATATCATAAGAACGTTCTATCTTTACTTTTATGAAAGACAGGATAATAAAGTCATTTTAATAAAGGCTTTGACCCTCATAGCACAACTATAGTATAATTGAAACAACGAGTATGAATTAAAGGAGTATGTATAATGAAATTAGACGTAGGTAATGAAATTCCGCTTTACCGGCAACTAAAAGAAGAACTAAAGACCGCCATCAAGGATGGCACTTTTCCATATGGACAGAAAATTCCTACTGAAACAGAGTTAAGCAAGCTTTTCAATGTAAGCCGTAT encodes the following:
- a CDS encoding SIS domain-containing protein, which gives rise to MNEKEMTKAILSGREKIEDVYFVACGGSLVDLYPGYYFVRSESKTMHADWITSKEFVVTPPTHLGKTSLVFICSHGGNTKETVEAAHMARDLGAAVITMTHNPDSACNDDSMMPVIYDWSDHVNEKEKPQGIILRILNELMKAQEPDYTKYDAVKDGLEKADKIVRAAMAKVKNRTWLFAEKYYKEDFLYIMGSGASYAAAYGFAICSLQEMQWMDCCYLNSAEYFHGPFEVTDEEHLYILLMSRGNNRIMDERCLAFLEKYGKKYEVIDADELGLEMIDDSCVEYFNPMVFYAMSVAYRNALQDKRCHPTDMRRYMGVVEY
- a CDS encoding YfcC family protein, which gives rise to MNEKKKFKLQLPHVYTLAFILIIVFAVLTWVVPSGQFERQLIDTPAGEREVAISGTYQVVDKVADGGDLRQGILEILMAPTRGIQAAADVVAFILLIGGTFQILTKTNAMNRGIRKVILKLQGKERLLIPIMMILLGIGGTTFGMSEEVIPFYIMLMPIFFAMGYDSMTTFMVVFLGPQIGYAASTTNPFNVLIAQGVAGIQGNPQLIYRFAWWIIMMAVSVAFVMRYAARIHNNPSVSITYNDDVLKKQEFAMDEGDTSFTLRDKLVLAVFGLGMATIIFGILKYGWYMDEISAIFLVMGILMGIVGGMKEKEIAEEFVIGVKDLAFAAVVVGVCRGILVVAENGMIIDTILNTLSSSLASFNSVAFTTVMYVVQSLLSFLVPSSSALASLTMPIMAPLCDLQGVNPEASVTVLQFANQLTNMISPTAGMTVAGLAVCRISFGQWWKTIWKFFMAVTVLALVFCAVSAIL
- a CDS encoding amidohydrolase, yielding MTNTTADFLLFSDNIFTGLTDELIKGYVAIGGNQILKVSTNNDYQTLVGEKTKLLDLKEQLVAPGFIDVHTFFTGYAIFHIGMDMTDAETTEECMKRLKIYAGQKGVKDTLFGHGWKPEGFPAEEVERHLNEAYPDRSVIIFAADRSTCLMNEHARNTYGFTPEKCYPEAYHKIMREYLNDRDFIHREFSDYMKLMNSRGVTTVKEMGFDDYYGFDHFLKEEEENKELTMRIFFMSQPVGEQINIEHGIRMREKFTGDFVRFSGYNRMTDGTVASHKGDLLEPYEGQDYCCGIDIDYELIEKEVHLADEHGFRYSLHAQGDGAVHKVMEIFGKCKKENGKLVNRHAVTDLEFSNPADLEEMGNIGVTGEIYFQIMSLDPGEAVKESIGKTIGMKRGKYYWNRRKMLDSGAVLSGATDLPLMITNIPEAIYHGCGGYFPEGGEPFNKQNTITVSEMLKAWTYGGAVNLSMEEKLGTLEEGKLADIAVLERNVFKVPMEEMRDVKVSLTMVNGEVVYENNGGTEHERKKEI